The Nitrososphaerales archaeon genome contains the following window.
CCAAAAACCTGCCGGTGCATCGGAATAAATTTCACAACTGGGCATGAAAAAGCCTCTCTCTAGACTGAGTCTTAGGACCTCTTCGTAATTCATACCTCTCTAATGGCTTGTAAAACCTAAATTTATCTTTAACTCTTGCCTAAATATTTCCAAAGAATCTTGCATCTGTATTTAAATATGGATCTTGCTATAGGATATGGCGAGAGAAGGTAAGAGGTGACTCAAATGGTGGAGGCATATTGTGTAAAGTGTAAGAAGAAGGTTGAGATGAAGAATCCACAGACTGTAACGCTCAAGAATAAAAGACAAGCGACCAAGGGCCA
Protein-coding sequences here:
- a CDS encoding DUF5679 domain-containing protein, whose protein sequence is MVEAYCVKCKKKVEMKNPQTVTLKNKRQATKGQCPTCGTTVYKIGK